Genomic DNA from Paracoccus sp. MBLB3053:
AATTCCGCCGCAATCCGACTTCGGTCCAACCTTCAGAGCTGTAAAGCGCCCGCGCCGCAGTATTGTCCGAGGCGACCTCGAGAAAGGCTTCGGTCGCCCCGCGGGCCCGGGACGTGGTCGAGAACTCGGCCAGCAAGGCGCGTGCCACGCCCCGCCGACGAGCATCGGGCGAGACGGCGACGGTCAGCAATTCGGCTTCGTCCGCGACGGTGCGGCCGATCAGAAAGCCTTGTGGGCGATGCAGCAGGAAATTGAGCTGACTGGACAGCAGATCCTCGATCTCAGCTGCAGACCAGGGACGGGGATGCGTCCGAAAACACCGCAGATGGAGATCGGCCAGCAGATCGGATCTCATGGCAGGATGACGGGCCCCCGATCACGCGCAGGAGCGGCATCTGCAGGGCGCAGGTAGATCGGAGCCGGGCGGGGCTGGTCCGCGAGACC
This window encodes:
- the rimI gene encoding ribosomal protein S18-alanine N-acetyltransferase, whose translation is MRSDLLADLHLRCFRTHPRPWSAAEIEDLLSSQLNFLLHRPQGFLIGRTVADEAELLTVAVSPDARRRGVARALLAEFSTTSRARGATEAFLEVASDNTAARALYSSEGWTEVGLRRNYYAPGIAAVLMRRGL